The Thalassotalea sp. HSM 43 genome window below encodes:
- a CDS encoding iron-containing alcohol dehydrogenase, whose product MTLPTSIYKLIAFTLKIAGKLLNIPKPLLFCGADSAQKLLDLIIAQGSKRVLIVTDSGLAKLGMIDPIEQQLKDKGIDVVTFAEIMPDPDEKVIVKGIKALQHNDCELVLAIGGGSVIDASKMIAALAKQKRVDSFTIRACRGMLKIWRKGLPLYVIPTTAGTGSEATMIAVVSNHKDGQKYPIISPAICCDVAALDAKLMTGLPKAMTAATGMDALTHAIEAYTSNNASAETDRYALAAVRLIFANLTTCAETPDDISARENMALASYYAGLAFNKAGVGYVHAVAHQLGAYYHIPHGLANAMVLTRVLRLNQQACQQRFAHLANVIGIEEYDQRKGAEQFIGQVDTLCQQLDIPAHVAELQRHDCKDIAKAALKEAHFLYALPRYLDEQEACDLVKSLLANSEQGGSKPDVNEIVTN is encoded by the coding sequence ATGACCCTTCCAACCAGCATATATAAGCTTATTGCCTTCACCTTAAAAATTGCCGGCAAGTTGCTAAACATCCCTAAACCATTATTGTTTTGCGGTGCAGATAGCGCACAAAAGTTGCTCGATTTAATCATTGCGCAAGGCAGCAAACGAGTGCTCATTGTCACCGATAGTGGCTTAGCTAAGCTGGGCATGATTGATCCGATTGAACAGCAACTCAAAGACAAGGGTATCGATGTCGTCACCTTTGCTGAGATCATGCCTGATCCCGACGAAAAAGTGATTGTTAAAGGGATCAAAGCACTACAACACAACGACTGTGAATTGGTACTCGCCATTGGCGGTGGTTCGGTTATTGATGCCTCCAAAATGATTGCCGCATTGGCCAAGCAAAAGCGTGTTGACTCTTTCACCATCCGAGCATGTCGTGGCATGTTAAAAATTTGGCGCAAAGGTTTGCCTCTGTATGTTATCCCAACGACGGCAGGTACAGGCTCAGAAGCGACCATGATTGCGGTAGTAAGTAACCATAAAGATGGGCAAAAGTACCCGATTATATCGCCAGCAATTTGCTGTGATGTTGCCGCACTAGATGCCAAGCTAATGACAGGTTTACCTAAGGCGATGACTGCTGCAACCGGTATGGATGCGCTTACTCACGCGATTGAAGCTTACACCTCAAATAACGCCAGTGCCGAAACCGACCGCTATGCACTAGCTGCTGTGCGTCTTATTTTTGCCAATTTAACCACCTGTGCGGAAACACCTGATGATATTAGCGCTCGCGAAAATATGGCTTTGGCATCTTATTATGCCGGTCTGGCATTCAATAAAGCAGGTGTTGGTTATGTTCACGCGGTCGCCCACCAATTAGGTGCGTACTACCATATCCCCCATGGCCTAGCCAATGCCATGGTATTAACTCGGGTGTTGCGCCTTAATCAACAGGCCTGCCAACAACGATTCGCACATTTAGCCAACGTGATAGGTATTGAAGAATACGACCAACGCAAAGGTGCGGAACAATTTATCGGTCAAGTTGACACCTTGTGCCAACAACTCGATATTCCCGCTCATGTTGCCGAACTGCAACGCCATGACTGTAAAGATATCGCCAAAGCGGCGTTAAAAGAGGCCCATTTTTTATATGCCCTACCTCGCTATTTAGACGAGCAAGAAGCATGTGATTTGGTCAAGAGTTTGTTGGCTAACAGCGAACAAGGCGGCTCAAAGCCCGATGTTAACGAAATAGTTACAAATTAA
- a CDS encoding FAD-dependent oxidoreductase — MGIRDNILNEQQVSHTDCLIVGAGMIGASTALALAELGLKVTIIERFAAKTYEQSQSFDLRVSAISLASEQLLQQLGAWQGIERMRSCVYKRLGVWEDELSYAEFNADEISQSHLGHIIENRVIQLSLWQQMLHNDNITVLCPETLIGYQQHEDGIRVELEKSRLNCSLLIAADGANSQVRQLAGIGITGWDYQQSAMLINVETELGQQDITWQKFLPSGPLAFLPMPGNCASLVWYQQKDEIKRLSALSNVQLEQEIGRQFPNRLGKVTVIDKGAFPLTRRHANQYVKGNVVLLGDAAHTINPLAGQGVNLGFKDVAALQMVIAKAIGSGENYHSQQVLQRYEKSRRADNLMMMSGMDAIYSTFSNPSLPIKLLRNLGLFAAHRAPLLKSRALKYACGLA; from the coding sequence ATGGGCATAAGAGATAATATCTTGAACGAGCAACAAGTATCACATACCGACTGTTTGATTGTTGGCGCAGGCATGATTGGTGCAAGTACGGCACTGGCGTTGGCCGAGCTGGGCTTGAAAGTGACCATTATCGAGCGCTTTGCTGCCAAAACTTATGAGCAAAGCCAATCTTTTGATCTTCGTGTTTCCGCTATTTCATTAGCCTCTGAGCAATTACTACAACAGCTTGGCGCTTGGCAAGGTATTGAGCGCATGCGCAGCTGTGTCTATAAGCGTCTCGGTGTTTGGGAAGATGAGCTATCTTATGCCGAATTTAATGCCGATGAAATAAGCCAAAGCCATCTTGGTCATATTATCGAAAACCGTGTTATTCAATTATCGTTGTGGCAACAAATGCTGCACAACGACAACATCACCGTATTATGCCCAGAAACGCTTATCGGCTACCAACAACACGAAGATGGCATTCGTGTTGAGCTTGAGAAATCGCGTCTTAACTGTTCGTTACTAATAGCTGCCGATGGTGCAAATTCACAAGTTAGGCAATTAGCTGGTATCGGTATCACAGGTTGGGATTATCAGCAAAGTGCTATGTTGATCAATGTTGAAACCGAACTTGGCCAACAAGATATTACCTGGCAAAAATTCTTGCCTAGCGGACCTCTGGCATTTTTGCCTATGCCTGGTAACTGCGCGTCATTAGTTTGGTATCAACAAAAAGATGAAATTAAGCGATTATCAGCGTTGTCTAATGTCCAGCTTGAACAAGAAATTGGACGACAGTTTCCTAATCGACTGGGCAAAGTGACCGTGATAGATAAGGGCGCGTTCCCGCTCACTCGCCGTCATGCCAATCAATATGTCAAAGGTAATGTGGTGTTACTCGGCGACGCTGCCCACACCATTAACCCATTAGCTGGCCAAGGGGTTAATTTGGGCTTTAAAGATGTTGCAGCACTGCAAATGGTTATCGCCAAGGCGATCGGCTCTGGTGAGAATTATCACAGCCAACAAGTGTTGCAACGATACGAAAAATCTCGTCGTGCTGACAACCTAATGATGATGTCTGGAATGGATGCCATTTATAGCACTTTTTCAAACCCATCCCTGCCTATCAAACTGCTAAGAAACCTTGGTTTGTTTGCTGCCCATAGGGCTCCATTGTTGAAATCTCGTGCCTTAAAATATGCTTGTGGTCTGGCATAA
- a CDS encoding tetratricopeptide repeat protein — MKAVVYNTMLFLIVSAIAMSSDAFANKHFVNIPSCDSEECQYYFKEYKRKTREGYADAMETLASFYHVGYGTEANLELALKWYKRAAKYFSVVGSYKAGVFLLTEPDYYDFEQGISYLKKAGRAKYGDANYLLTVIYTSEEFIDADYQKADKWLTYALQGKHEKSIAYCKYMLANNVMTEQRFSAAYELCQQAQIKPVTTTSEKIATTQQSESINESSSSSASVIAQVDSDNAAPQGEMEVIEVTPMSLPEMFEADLAYLKNVIAEKRRMTTGSRIYRRPCALTLSCSEMQKDEFTRIRNTSGAGMLNGN, encoded by the coding sequence ATGAAAGCTGTTGTATACAATACAATGCTATTTTTAATCGTCAGTGCTATAGCGATGAGTAGCGATGCCTTTGCCAATAAGCACTTTGTCAACATCCCAAGCTGTGACAGCGAAGAATGCCAGTATTACTTTAAAGAATATAAACGTAAAACCCGAGAGGGTTATGCTGATGCCATGGAAACCTTAGCCAGTTTTTATCACGTTGGTTATGGCACTGAAGCAAATTTGGAATTGGCGCTTAAATGGTATAAACGCGCGGCAAAATATTTTAGTGTTGTCGGTTCTTATAAAGCCGGCGTGTTTTTATTAACCGAGCCTGATTATTACGATTTTGAGCAAGGGATTTCCTATCTGAAAAAAGCCGGTCGAGCAAAGTATGGTGACGCCAACTATCTTTTGACGGTAATTTATACCAGTGAGGAATTTATTGATGCCGATTATCAAAAAGCAGATAAGTGGCTAACATATGCTTTGCAGGGCAAGCATGAAAAATCCATCGCCTATTGCAAATACATGCTTGCCAATAATGTGATGACCGAACAACGATTCTCGGCTGCTTATGAGTTGTGTCAACAAGCGCAAATAAAACCAGTAACGACTACCAGCGAAAAAATTGCTACTACGCAGCAATCCGAGTCGATAAACGAGAGTTCTTCGAGTTCTGCAAGCGTCATCGCACAAGTTGATTCTGACAACGCGGCACCGCAAGGTGAGATGGAGGTGATTGAAGTAACGCCAATGTCATTGCCTGAAATGTTTGAAGCGGATCTGGCGTATCTCAAAAACGTTATCGCCGAAAAGCGCCGGATGACCACAGGCTCTCGTATCTACCGCCGTCCATGCGCACTCACCCTGTCTTGTAGTGAAATGCAAAAGGATGAATTTACTCGAATTCGCAATACGTCTGGTGCCGGTATGCTAAATGGAAATTAG
- a CDS encoding tetratricopeptide repeat protein, which produces MKSKLLSALMLLLLGALVMGMSAPSCAQSTNKLATIPACDTERCKYYFSEYKRRTREGYADAMETLASFYHVGYGTERNLTLALKWYKRAAKYHSVVGAYKAGLFMLTEQDFLDTEQAIKYLKKAGRRQYSNANYILALIYSQGQYIDTDFSQADHWLSYALSANHQRSMEYCQTLTVENVLTEQNFPDSFALCPSNEISRAQPTSSYASTQSTAPTEPQTISITLISNNQQTQSSPYQAPSNHGDMEVIEVNPGSLPELFDQDLASMKFYVAEKRRQQTGHHILRRPCSLTLSCYEMSKEELIRLRGMQGAGMLGNRGTQVPRLPAGVGK; this is translated from the coding sequence ATGAAAAGTAAGTTGCTAAGCGCATTAATGTTGTTATTGCTGGGCGCGTTGGTAATGGGCATGAGTGCACCTTCTTGTGCGCAATCAACGAACAAGTTAGCAACCATTCCGGCATGTGATACTGAGCGATGTAAGTACTACTTTAGTGAATATAAGCGTCGCACACGTGAAGGTTATGCTGATGCCATGGAAACCTTGGCGAGCTTTTATCATGTTGGTTATGGCACCGAGCGTAACCTAACGCTGGCGTTAAAGTGGTACAAACGAGCGGCAAAATATCATAGCGTGGTTGGTGCCTACAAAGCAGGCTTGTTTATGCTAACCGAACAAGACTTCTTAGATACCGAGCAGGCGATAAAATATTTAAAAAAAGCGGGTCGCAGACAGTATTCTAACGCGAACTACATTTTGGCGTTAATCTACAGTCAAGGGCAGTATATTGATACCGACTTTTCCCAAGCAGATCACTGGCTTTCTTATGCACTGTCGGCGAATCATCAACGTTCGATGGAATATTGCCAAACACTAACGGTTGAAAACGTATTAACTGAGCAAAACTTCCCTGACTCATTTGCATTGTGCCCTAGCAATGAAATATCTCGAGCACAGCCTACCAGTAGTTATGCCAGTACACAGTCAACAGCGCCAACAGAGCCACAAACCATATCGATAACTTTAATTTCAAACAATCAACAGACTCAATCGAGTCCCTATCAAGCGCCTAGCAATCACGGCGATATGGAAGTGATTGAGGTGAATCCAGGTTCGTTGCCTGAGCTATTTGATCAAGACTTAGCGTCAATGAAATTTTATGTCGCCGAAAAACGCCGTCAGCAAACTGGGCATCACATTTTGCGAAGACCGTGTTCATTAACCCTATCTTGTTATGAGATGTCGAAAGAAGAGTTGATTCGCCTACGAGGTATGCAAGGCGCGGGTATGTTAGGTAATCGAGGCACACAAGTGCCACGGTTACCTGCAGGCGTTGGTAAGTGA
- a CDS encoding RNA polymerase sigma factor, translating to MARVGGFSDCIEIQVIEKAKAGDVSAFEVIYRQYSQACFQLALRMCANRALAQDITQEVFVKVFRKLSTYHGNGSFAGWLRQIAVRESLNRLRVKKDESPLEEESIRSDDLFNSEWVLAQRDLTSLLSNLPDNYRSVLILHEVEGFTHQEIAEMLDKSVSFSKVTLLRAYKKLQAMVVNEESK from the coding sequence ATGGCAAGAGTGGGTGGATTTTCAGATTGCATTGAAATACAGGTAATTGAAAAAGCCAAAGCAGGTGATGTATCGGCCTTTGAGGTCATATATCGACAATATTCACAAGCCTGTTTTCAGCTTGCCTTACGTATGTGTGCAAATAGGGCACTAGCTCAAGATATTACTCAGGAAGTTTTTGTTAAAGTGTTTCGAAAATTATCCACCTATCACGGTAACGGTTCTTTTGCCGGCTGGCTTAGACAAATAGCGGTTCGAGAAAGTTTGAATCGCTTGCGAGTTAAAAAGGACGAGTCACCACTTGAAGAAGAATCAATTCGCAGTGATGACTTATTTAATAGTGAATGGGTCTTAGCGCAACGTGATCTTACCTCGTTACTTTCTAACCTTCCGGATAATTATCGCAGTGTTCTTATTTTGCACGAAGTAGAAGGGTTTACCCATCAGGAAATTGCTGAAATGTTAGATAAATCCGTGAGCTTTTCTAAAGTTACCTTGCTTAGAGCCTATAAAAAGTTACAAGCCATGGTCGTCAATGAGGAGTCTAAATAA
- a CDS encoding PDZ domain-containing protein: protein MLSSAKIIVASMVALVCSSNVLASDNYPVSTESKVLLEQLATDIQATLRLVAEKEKAAGNNVEEFQYVITKPRQEFTNLGLTVDLSNADNGFRVLSVTPGSAAQSLAIKSNDHVLAINGQPVNSANHQQAMSEFLSVKPGQTLALDIVSGNERKTVSTKLSGQYVPEFTLALGPNVLAAQPAEPAQLVNSNQCGVVSVFFKPPSSKEYHPAIFTKVDGDHRIRDRTSVKLAVGLHEIYVLEAIDINSFNVRSTPNKKPKKIIIDVKANTVYHLGAEFFRDKKYKVSSNEYWQPVIWKQSEKECELD, encoded by the coding sequence ATGCTTAGCAGTGCAAAAATAATAGTCGCGAGTATGGTTGCCTTGGTCTGTTCATCGAACGTCTTGGCATCAGATAACTACCCTGTGAGCACAGAATCTAAAGTTTTGCTTGAGCAACTTGCAACCGATATACAAGCAACATTGAGATTAGTGGCTGAGAAAGAAAAAGCGGCAGGAAATAACGTTGAAGAATTTCAATACGTGATCACTAAACCGAGACAAGAATTTACTAACCTTGGTTTAACCGTTGATTTAAGTAATGCCGATAATGGTTTTCGAGTGCTGTCGGTAACCCCAGGCAGTGCCGCGCAGTCTTTGGCCATCAAAAGTAATGACCACGTGCTGGCAATAAACGGGCAGCCTGTGAACAGTGCTAATCATCAACAGGCGATGAGCGAATTTTTATCGGTAAAGCCAGGGCAAACCTTGGCGCTAGACATTGTTAGCGGCAATGAGCGTAAAACCGTGTCGACCAAGTTATCTGGTCAGTATGTACCAGAGTTTACTCTGGCGTTAGGGCCAAACGTTTTAGCGGCACAACCCGCAGAGCCTGCTCAACTTGTAAACAGTAATCAATGTGGTGTCGTATCGGTATTTTTTAAGCCACCTAGCAGTAAAGAATATCATCCTGCAATTTTTACTAAGGTCGATGGCGATCATCGTATACGCGATCGAACCAGTGTAAAGCTAGCCGTTGGCCTCCATGAAATTTATGTACTCGAAGCAATTGATATCAATAGCTTTAATGTGCGTTCGACACCGAACAAAAAGCCTAAAAAGATCATTATCGATGTTAAAGCAAATACGGTTTATCACCTTGGGGCAGAGTTCTTTAGAGATAAAAAGTACAAGGTTAGCAGTAATGAATACTGGCAACCGGTGATTTGGAAGCAGTCTGAGAAAGAGTGTGAATTGGATTAG
- a CDS encoding type 1 glutamine amidotransferase, whose amino-acid sequence MSADILIIQHHIAEGAGNIAKWLALNNLSYHINLLPAALPENIDDYQGVIVLGGPMHVDKDNPRLAQELKIIKQFIDLDKAVLGICLGGQLVASALGAKIVAMPTPEHGWLNVTTHNTEQLMEHLDEQLEARLGEQLLVPQWHQQQFTLPEGATLLGSSEQCRNQMFRYKQHVLALQFHPEWNNSSIQELQEYFVEQCPLQTVSNTHIDGLEVWWFKVLDTWWQDASVSNV is encoded by the coding sequence ATGAGTGCAGATATTTTAATTATTCAGCATCATATCGCCGAAGGGGCTGGCAATATAGCTAAATGGCTTGCTTTAAATAATCTGAGCTACCATATCAACTTATTACCTGCCGCATTGCCAGAGAATATTGATGATTATCAAGGAGTAATTGTATTGGGCGGTCCAATGCATGTAGATAAAGACAACCCAAGACTCGCGCAAGAATTAAAGATAATTAAGCAGTTTATCGACCTTGATAAAGCCGTCCTGGGTATCTGCCTCGGTGGCCAATTAGTCGCTAGCGCCTTAGGTGCCAAAATCGTTGCAATGCCGACACCAGAGCATGGTTGGCTAAATGTGACAACTCACAATACAGAGCAATTGATGGAACATTTGGATGAGCAATTGGAGGCGCGACTTGGAGAACAATTATTAGTACCGCAATGGCACCAACAACAGTTCACCTTACCTGAAGGGGCAACGTTATTGGGCAGTTCTGAGCAATGCCGAAATCAAATGTTTCGCTATAAACAACATGTACTGGCTTTACAGTTTCATCCCGAATGGAACAACAGCTCGATTCAGGAACTGCAAGAGTATTTTGTCGAACAATGCCCATTACAGACCGTATCAAACACCCATATCGATGGGTTAGAGGTTTGGTGGTTTAAAGTCCTCGATACATGGTGGCAAGATGCATCAGTAAGCAATGTATAA
- a CDS encoding DMT family transporter: MEADLLAYTYLIIASLFEVLWVLFLGKSIGFTAWRPSALAVFCMMLSLFFLAKATKDLPLATAYGTWVGLGILGTALLQHSYSNNQLTTQSWFCLIMLVLSIIGLHISMQR; this comes from the coding sequence ATGGAGGCCGACTTGCTAGCTTACACCTATTTAATTATTGCATCTTTATTTGAAGTACTTTGGGTACTTTTTCTTGGAAAATCCATCGGATTTACTGCGTGGCGACCATCTGCCTTGGCCGTTTTCTGTATGATGTTAAGTCTATTTTTTCTTGCCAAAGCAACCAAAGATCTGCCCTTAGCCACCGCCTATGGCACTTGGGTGGGACTCGGTATATTAGGTACCGCATTACTGCAGCACAGCTATTCGAACAATCAATTAACAACTCAGAGTTGGTTTTGCCTGATTATGTTGGTACTCAGCATCATTGGCTTACACATCAGCATGCAACGCTAA
- a CDS encoding efflux RND transporter permease subunit: protein MIEVFVRNGRMMALLMAIIIVSGLASLSVLPRSEDPTLENRFAIVVTNYPGASAERVESLVTEKIEQRLRRIAEIDYIESTSRPEISVLKIKLKGSVTNGEPIFSRVRDQLGDIQGELPAEASQPILDEERSFAYTQLIALNWVASEQPDLLLLGRYAQELKSELLLVANTDIVLIHGQNQEQILVELDQDKAALAGISMQQLIQSINKADVKVPAGKLVNASNQLQIELTGALDSLDRIRNIPIISDQYSPLLLGDIASVKRDLVAPLKRLAIVNGKPAIVIGNRMLTDVRIDKWTKAVEQQLATFEQALPDSIELEMLFSQNDYTNERLSDLVNNIFIGFALIAIVLLFTLGIRAATIVTLSLPLTVFFTLAVMNFYGLPIHQMSVTGLVVALGIMVDNAIVMTDTVLQKKKQGINGRQAVIESVRHLWMPLLGSTMTTVLAFMPIALTPGDAGEFIGGIALSVIFALIGSYLISHTVVAGMAGRFLKVQNESRLPSWLAQGVHLPRLHAAFNKSLSLGLAKPRFTIALILVLPIAGFFSAKFLDEQFFPPSDRDMFHIEVYLPAQSSLAASRDLTEQISEFLAPYDEIEQVRWFIGESSPSFYYNLTGAKDGMQNYAQAMITAQDFAAANALIPQLQIALDDAYPQAKILVRKLEQGPPFNAPIEIRLYGPNLDTLKELGDELRLVFNNTEDMIHSRATLSAGTPKVWVKADEEVLNSQNITLADIAAQLQAGLDGQVAGSVIEATESIPVRVRRPIELTQSANDLYSFPVINAQEQNFLPLSAISQVSIAPSRGAIPHRDGRRVNVIEGYLRAGVLPSVALSKIKDSIEQNGFTLPAGYSMEIGGESGARDDAITDLMSSIGIIVVLLITTVVLSFNSFRISSIIFISAFMSAGLGLLSIWVFNYPFGFTVIVGLLGLSGLAINSAIVILAELKADADAIQGDKQAIIIGVTSCTRHIVSTTITTVGGFLPLIIAGGGFWPPFAIAIAGGTVLTTMLSFYLVPVAFYSMSRRKAFEQTSADRR from the coding sequence ATGATTGAAGTATTTGTTCGCAATGGTCGTATGATGGCACTGCTGATGGCCATCATTATCGTCTCAGGTTTGGCGTCTCTTAGTGTATTGCCGCGCAGTGAAGATCCGACATTAGAAAACCGTTTTGCCATTGTCGTGACCAACTACCCTGGCGCCAGTGCAGAGCGTGTTGAGTCGTTAGTGACCGAAAAGATAGAGCAACGTCTGCGCCGCATTGCCGAAATTGATTACATTGAATCAACCTCTAGACCAGAAATTTCCGTCTTAAAGATCAAGCTAAAAGGCTCAGTCACCAATGGTGAACCGATATTTAGTCGTGTACGTGACCAACTTGGTGATATTCAAGGCGAGTTACCGGCTGAAGCCAGCCAACCCATCCTCGATGAAGAGCGCAGTTTTGCTTACACCCAATTAATCGCCTTAAATTGGGTTGCCAGTGAGCAGCCAGATTTATTATTGCTAGGCCGTTATGCCCAAGAGTTAAAATCAGAGCTGCTGCTGGTTGCCAATACTGATATTGTTTTGATCCACGGCCAAAACCAAGAACAAATTTTGGTAGAGCTCGATCAAGACAAAGCTGCGCTGGCGGGCATTTCAATGCAGCAATTGATTCAATCGATCAATAAAGCCGATGTAAAAGTACCAGCTGGCAAGCTGGTGAATGCCAGTAATCAACTGCAGATAGAGTTGACGGGTGCGCTGGACTCCTTAGATAGAATTCGCAACATCCCTATAATTTCTGATCAATACAGTCCTTTACTTTTGGGTGATATTGCGAGCGTCAAACGCGACTTGGTCGCGCCACTTAAACGACTGGCGATCGTCAATGGCAAACCGGCCATCGTCATTGGCAATCGTATGCTCACCGATGTGCGCATTGATAAATGGACCAAAGCTGTTGAACAGCAATTAGCGACTTTTGAACAGGCGCTTCCCGACAGCATCGAATTGGAAATGTTGTTTAGCCAAAACGATTATACCAATGAACGTTTAAGTGATTTGGTGAACAACATATTTATTGGTTTTGCTCTGATTGCCATCGTGCTGCTGTTTACCTTAGGTATACGCGCAGCCACCATAGTCACCCTATCTCTACCGCTAACCGTGTTCTTTACTCTGGCGGTAATGAATTTTTATGGTTTGCCTATTCATCAAATGTCAGTAACTGGCTTAGTCGTCGCTTTAGGTATCATGGTCGACAACGCCATCGTTATGACCGATACCGTGCTACAAAAGAAGAAACAAGGCATTAACGGTCGCCAAGCTGTTATTGAGTCTGTACGTCATTTATGGATGCCGTTACTTGGCTCGACCATGACCACAGTGTTGGCGTTTATGCCAATCGCCTTAACCCCAGGAGATGCCGGTGAGTTTATTGGCGGCATTGCCCTTAGTGTTATTTTTGCCTTAATTGGCTCGTATCTTATTTCCCACACAGTCGTGGCAGGTATGGCGGGACGCTTTTTGAAAGTGCAAAACGAGTCCAGATTACCATCTTGGCTGGCGCAAGGTGTTCATCTGCCACGCTTGCATGCCGCCTTTAACAAAAGCCTAAGCCTAGGTCTTGCCAAACCACGATTTACCATAGCCTTGATATTGGTGTTACCTATTGCCGGATTCTTTAGTGCGAAATTCCTCGATGAACAATTCTTCCCGCCATCAGACAGGGATATGTTCCACATTGAAGTGTATCTACCTGCACAAAGCAGTTTAGCTGCGAGTCGCGACTTAACTGAACAAATCAGTGAATTTTTAGCCCCTTACGATGAGATAGAACAGGTGCGTTGGTTTATTGGTGAAAGTTCGCCTTCATTTTATTACAACCTCACCGGCGCCAAAGATGGCATGCAAAACTATGCTCAAGCTATGATCACAGCACAAGACTTTGCTGCAGCCAATGCGTTAATTCCGCAACTGCAAATTGCTCTGGATGATGCATACCCACAAGCCAAGATACTGGTGCGCAAGTTAGAACAAGGCCCACCATTTAACGCACCGATTGAGATCCGATTGTATGGCCCTAACCTAGATACCCTGAAAGAATTGGGCGATGAGTTACGTTTGGTGTTTAACAACACCGAAGACATGATTCACTCACGAGCAACGTTATCTGCTGGTACACCAAAAGTGTGGGTCAAAGCCGATGAAGAAGTGCTTAATAGCCAAAATATTACCCTCGCTGATATCGCCGCACAATTACAAGCAGGTCTTGATGGTCAAGTGGCGGGTTCGGTTATCGAGGCGACAGAGTCTATCCCGGTGCGTGTGCGCCGCCCAATTGAGCTGACGCAAAGCGCCAACGACTTATACAGTTTTCCGGTGATCAACGCCCAAGAACAGAATTTTTTGCCGTTGTCGGCGATATCGCAAGTATCGATTGCGCCAAGCAGAGGCGCCATTCCACATCGTGATGGACGCCGAGTCAATGTTATTGAAGGCTATCTTCGCGCAGGTGTGTTGCCATCGGTAGCGTTAAGCAAAATTAAAGACAGTATTGAACAGAATGGCTTTACCCTGCCAGCGGGTTATAGCATGGAAATTGGTGGGGAATCTGGTGCCAGAGACGATGCGATAACCGACCTTATGAGTAGCATAGGCATCATTGTTGTTTTACTCATTACCACAGTAGTGTTGTCGTTTAACTCGTTCAGGATCTCCAGCATTATTTTTATCTCGGCATTTATGTCGGCTGGATTAGGCCTGTTAAGTATCTGGGTGTTTAATTATCCGTTTGGTTTTACCGTTATTGTTGGCCTGCTCGGCTTATCGGGTTTGGCGATCAATTCAGCCATCGTTATATTGGCTGAACTCAAAGCCGATGCCGATGCGATACAAGGCGATAAACAAGCCATTATCATTGGCGTCACCAGTTGTACTCGACACATTGTGTCGACCACTATAACCACGGTAGGTGGCTTTTTACCGTTAATTATTGCTGGCGGCGGGTTCTGGCCTCCCTTTGCAATTGCCATCGCTGGTGGCACGGTATTAACCACAATGTTGTCTTTTTACTTGGTGCCGGTCGCTTTTTATAGCATGAGTCGCCGTAAAGCGTTTGAACAGACCAGTGCTGATCGTCGTTAG